In Thermocladium sp. ECH_B, the DNA window GGGCTGGAAGCCGAACCAGCCGACGCCTATTATTCCTACTCTAGGCATATACTCGCTGAATATAGATTGTTTTAAAGCATTATGTATCATATCAATTTTACTCTTATAGTAAGACTAGGGATAAATACCAATTAGTCAAATATAAGGGGCTCACCAGGAATATGAAGCCTCGCTCCTCAGGGCGGGGAGGAGTCAGCAGGAATATTTGGGTATCTATTTTATCAGGTATCCTTATATAATTTAATTGAACGGGTAATGCATGCCCACGATAAGGGTCAAGCTAACCCCCACCGAGTACGCCGCGTTGGCGGCTAAGTGCAGCGAGGAGGACCTAATCAACCTAGATGAGTGCATAAATCACCTGCTGGAGGAGAAAATCAAGTCTTTACTATCATACCGGGTTCAATTCATCACGTAGATTCAGCAGCACCATCAGCCCTAATCACAGTTAAGCAAGGAGGAGCCGGCACTTAAAAATTACGCCCAGATCGATTCGCGCAGCCGCACTTGACTAGTGCATTCCTATAATCATCCTCCTCCATCACCATGTAATACGCGTCCTCCCCATCGCTGTAGTAAGACCTTATTTGATCCCTCACCTGGAACCCCAAGTCCCTATAGAGTCCCTGCGCAACGTAATTACTGACCCTGACCTCAAGCACTATTCTATCAATGGAGTCCCCGAGGCTGCACATGGAGGCGCACATCAATTTCCTGCCTAACCCCCGCCCCCTATAATCCTTAATGAGTCCCACCGCCACGACGTGCCCCTGCCGGGGGGCATCAATGCAGGAAATAATGTAGCCAATGGGTTTATCCCCATCATATGCAATGAATGAGAACCGGGAGCAGCTTCTGCAGAGCCAGGAAATGAATGATAATGTGTACTGCTCGCTCGGCTTAAAGATTCGCCGCTCAAGCCCCTCGATCTTATCCATATCCCCCTCGCCGCACTTGACCAGCTTAATCATGAAACCACCAACGCAAAGCCGTAGGGCTCCAATTCAATCTTGCTTATGTCCCCACCCGTAATTAAATCTGTCCCCACAGCGTCCACCGCCATCTGCCTCCCAGAAAAATTACCCACTAACTCAACGAGTCTCCGCCCCCATCGCTTCACCCTAACCACGCCGCTTGCAACTTCAATGCTCCACGCCCTGCGCCTAAGCTCCGGCAGCTCCCTCCTTGCCTCCCTTAACCTCTTAATGAGGCTCAGGGTCTCCAAGTCCCACTCGCCTGGATCCCAAATCATTTGCCTCCTATTATCAGGATCGGGGCCCCCCGGTAATCCAACCTCATCCCCGTAATAAATCATGGGGACCCCAGGCAACGTGAAGACTAGGGCTAAGCCAAGCCTAACTGGTTTGGGATTGCCCTGAGCCACGGTGAGTAGCCGCGGAGTATCGTGGTTATCAATGAAGTTCCACGACGCGTATAGGAAGCCCCTCGGCAGCAACTGCAGCCTCCTCACCTCCCGCTCATTAATGCTGCCCCTCACTGCATTATTAATGAATCTATAAACGGCGAAGTCCGTGACTCCATGCATGCTGCAAACCCATGGATCAGGCTCGCCCCAGACCTCGCCCAGAACATACGCGTCTCTCCTGGCGCTCGTGATTGCTTCCGTGAATTCTCTCCAGAATGAGGGGGGCACGCCGTGAGCCACGTCCAGCCTCCACCCATCAGCGCCGGCCCTCACCCAGTACTCCCCAACATCCTTCACGAGCCTCCTGACGCCCTCGTTGCCGTAATTCAGCCTCGGCATCTTCCTCACGGATAGGAAGGCCTCATAATTGAATTGAGAGGGATCGGCCCTATCCCCATTTATGATGAACCAATCATGAAATGGACTCTTGACGCCCCTCTCCACGACATCCTGAAAAAGGGGATGCATTGAGGACACGTGGTTAAAGACGCCGTCCAGAATCACCCTAATCCCCATGGAGTGAGCCCTATCCATGAATTCCAGGAGCCCAGCGTTGCCGCCGTACTCCTCCTTAACCTTGAAGTAATTCGTGACGTCGTAGCCGTGGTAGGATGGGGATTCCCACACTGGATTCAGGTACACTGCGTCAGCCACATCCGCCACGTGGCTCAACTTATCCCCCAAGTCCTTGAAGTCCCTCATGAAGCTGCTCGGAAACACTTGATAAATAATAGAGTCAAGAACCCATTGCGGAGGCTCCAAGTCGCAGCCCCCCTCCACGCCCGAGGACTCGCGTTCCCACCACCTTAATCCATCCACTTCGCCCAAGTCAAGGTAACCCTCCGGCTCCATGCTCCTCGTCCTAACCCTCTCCAGACCTGCCCCGGGGTCCCGGAATCGCCATGAGGATCCGCTGAATGCCTCCACATCGCTGATCAATTGTAATCTACAAGCATCCCCGAATGTATCTATCTTAACCGTGTCGCTGCAGTCCCCAAGGAACTTGTCCCTCGCGTTAAGCATGAAGGCATAGTAATGATTCCCCTCCCTAATCCTGAACTCCCCCACCCACTCATCCTCGCCGATCCTGCTGAGGGGCGCAGTGCCTGGATGCCATGAAGTGAATGACCCGATCACATACACCGAGCTGGCCTTGGCCTTCACCCTGAACTCCACGGTGGCGTAAATATCATCGCTCCTCTCCCACTTGATTACCCTATGCATTCCTCTCCGGCCATCGCTCGTGGCATTTATAAAGAGATGGGTTGCCGCTCCCCTCCCCGCCTTGAGGGGCGAGGCTCGCGTTCTCCCTCACCTCACTAATACCAGAGACCCCGCCCGTAAGGACGGTGGTTTACCGCCGTGTTTAGGGGATAAAAATAAAAAATACCCGCAACTGCATTGGAGGGCATGAATAGCGTTGAGGATAAGTATGAATGCACTTACGCGTTTCTGGGGGTCTGTAATGATGACATGGATAAGTACAGGCAATTATTGAGCGATGCATTGAGTAGGGCTAGGCGCGAGAGCGGTAGGTTAATAGTTATTTCGGTCCTGTGCCCCAGCATTGATTATAATAAGTACTTATTGACCGCTAATGAGGTGACGGCCAATAATATGGATGCCAGGATAGAGCTTTATGAGGCCAGCGGCGCGGAGGGAGCCATGAAGATATTTAACCTATTGACCCAGAAATGCGTCCCCGTCAAGGTGTATGCGGATATCGACGTGAAGCCGGAGGGGGTGGAGGTAGTTAAGTTGTGATTAAGCTTGCAAGGGCTGACTGCATGATGAGCCGGGCTATGATGATGCGGTGAACACCTTGATAAAGTGCGTCCTCCTCGATTTCTGGAACACCGTGGCGCGCTTCAGGGATGAGGAGCTATTCCTCAAGGAATTAAATGAGCTGGGGATGCAGTTATGCGGTGTTGATTCCCTGGCCGAGGCTTATGAGGAGGTAAGGAAATGCACCAATATATTGAGGAGGGCCAGCATGGTTGAGATAAATATAGATGCCGAGGCCGCGCTAATAAGCCACTATACTGGGTGCTCGCCATCCATGGTTAAGGAGGCCATCACGAGGGCCTTCATAGATAATTCAGTGCCAACGCCCTGCTCCCTAGACGTGATTAGGGACCTCCTATCGGGGGGCTTTGGGGTCGCCATAGTCTCCAATGTGACTCACCGGGCCTTCATCACGGGCTTCATGAAGAAGTTCAAGTATCCCCGCATACCGATAATAAGCAGCGATAGGACTCTACGCAGGAAGCCTCACCCCTACATATTCAGGAGAGCGCTTCGGGTGCTTGGGTGTAGGCCGGGGGAGGCCGTTATGGTGGGGGATGAGGAGAACGATATGGGAGCCGAATCGCTGGGCTTAATCACTGTGGCCGTGGGCGGTAAGGCAAGGGCGCGCCTAGCGATAGAGGACCTATGCGGTCTCCCCGCGGTTTTGAGGAGCATTAATGCATAGCTGACCTCCTCCCCGCCCTAAAGGGGCGAGGCTTTCCGCCCCTTAACCCCCATTTTGGTAAGGAGCGCGGTAAGTCCCGGTAAGGTCGTTTCCCGGAAAAAGTTTATCTTTAAGGGCTTCATTGCTTTGGCATGGGCTTTCGGGCGGTCATATCAACCCAAACCCCCCTCGTGAGGTTCAGGGCATCAATGGAGGACATACTGATCAAGTACGGCGAGTCGGATTGCATTGATGTGGAGTCAATGGATCCAGAGGATTACCAGAAGAGCCCCGGCGGCGTGACGGCCATGGTTGGGCCCATGGTTGCTTCCCTAATGAGGAG includes these proteins:
- a CDS encoding ribosomal-protein-alanine acetyltransferase — encoded protein: MIKLVKCGEGDMDKIEGLERRIFKPSEQYTLSFISWLCRSCSRFSFIAYDGDKPIGYIISCIDAPRQGHVVAVGLIKDYRGRGLGRKLMCASMCSLGDSIDRIVLEVRVSNYVAQGLYRDLGFQVRDQIRSYYSDGEDAYYMVMEEDDYRNALVKCGCANRSGRNF